The following coding sequences are from one Candidatus Saccharimonadales bacterium window:
- a CDS encoding YtxH domain-containing protein encodes MSKAKFALGALIGAAAGVVAGILTAPKSGKETRADLKEKATELKEEASRRADEAKAKADKAVHEARDKAEDYKERGERAAKGAIEGAKEGFTEKK; translated from the coding sequence ATGTCAAAAGCAAAATTTGCACTAGGAGCACTTATCGGAGCAGCTGCTGGCGTTGTCGCGGGAATACTAACTGCGCCTAAATCGGGTAAAGAGACGCGTGCTGATCTAAAAGAAAAGGCAACAGAGCTTAAAGAAGAAGCTAGCCGTCGTGCGGATGAAGCTAAGGCAAAAGCCGATAAGGCTGTTCATGAAGCAAGAGACAAAGCAGAAGATTACAAAGAACGCGGCGAACGTGCTGCTAAAGGTGCTATCGAAGGTGCAAAAGAAGGCTTTACGGAAAAGAAATAG
- a CDS encoding DUF5665 domain-containing protein, whose product MIKKLAKKITNDNERGARHDLIEELFYDLHRSRAQVYKMNFIRGIFFGLGSVLGGTIVVGIIIWILSLLVDWPGVGNFFQQLQDTLNRSTR is encoded by the coding sequence ATGATAAAAAAACTTGCCAAGAAAATTACAAATGATAACGAACGCGGAGCTCGCCACGATTTGATCGAAGAGCTTTTCTATGATCTTCATCGGAGTCGTGCCCAAGTATATAAAATGAACTTTATCCGCGGTATATTTTTTGGCCTAGGGAGCGTCCTGGGTGGAACTATAGTCGTCGGTATTATTATTTGGATTTTAAGCTTATTGGTTGATTGGCCTGGGGTAGGCAACTTCTTTCAGCAGCTACAAGATACGCTAAATCGTTCAACTCGCTAA